The proteins below are encoded in one region of Drosophila santomea strain STO CAGO 1482 chromosome 3R, Prin_Dsan_1.1, whole genome shotgun sequence:
- the LOC120451956 gene encoding ubiquitin-conjugating enzyme E2 4 — protein MMAEQMVVNTTLPMAGRRLDRDVNRLLASGYRTTVDDNMANLDVCLEGPLGSAYEGGVWTVNVAMPQEYPLKAPRIRFVTKILHPNIEFITGLVCMNVLKQAWSSSYDLVNIFETFLPQLLRHPNPHDSLNHRAAAIMKHSEKLFREHVILCMKTYAMPAILPTRQLVEEGLEKRSSDLSLSDLLTESDDDEDGNGNNAHIALPGSS, from the coding sequence ATGATGGCCGAGCAAATGGTGGTGAACACGACTTTGCCAATGGCGGGGCGGCGCCTGGACCGGGATGTTAACCGGCTGCTGGCCTCGGGCTACCGCACCACCGTGGACGACAACATGGCTAATCTGGATGTTTGCCTCGAGGGGCCACTGGGCAGCGCCTACGAGGGCGGCGTTTGGACAGTCAATGTGGCTATGCCGCAGGAGTATCCGCTGAAGGCGCCGCGCATTCGCTTTGTCACCAAGATCCTGCACCCAAACATCGAGTTCATCACGGGCCTGGTCTGCATGAATGTCTTGAAGCAGGCCTGGTCATCCAGCTATGACCTGGTCAACATATTCGAAACCTTTCTGCCACAGCTGCTGCGTCACCCGAATCCGCACGACTCACTGAATCACCGGGCCGCCGCCATCATGAAGCACTCGGAAAAACTATTCCGTGAGCACGTCATCCTTTGCATGAAGACGTACGCCATGCCCGCCATCCTTCCGACACGACAACTGGTGGAGGAGGGACTCGAGAAACGTTCCTCGGATCTCAGCCTATCCGACCTGCTGACGGAATCGGATGATGACGAGGATGGAAACGGGAACAACGCCCACATCGCCCTGCCAGGATCAAGCTAA
- the LOC120453325 gene encoding uncharacterized protein LOC120453325 yields MRDKPAPVGASWYTNLSDFQVHAVEALAFSIRDDHAEGTVYRTQFCLSRLGVTPMVKTRMLRKLIGICRGSDLAFLYFLLEACYKGAGAVYSEQILMSAITYLDLEMTMRELDKILPPGVERLNKKESIAPAVEYRSISIPTTSSTRRSSDPQKVRSPYFTSLPKPKIPKAGDKFTAKRPCHVVSFPFWPAGERPNYKVNEENRWFAAYRFQPVKRMLFKMVGDIMTDYWAKIEGAQPAENEDMPICEFHKEARRQEQLVKDAAVVKAHKQCLALVDITSRQDALLRKRIVAQLERDIEEFTLRWKRLRERHHTDVMLVEDHDQICSVGKVPTAVQEIKVKYLSQEADIGRLSAKPTLGVHVITGRGNVSRLSKVRVSDPDDEITCPTLPEEGKLSKCPPSILGHIKRPRKVSITQSKFGEEKQSTCKKPSKPGRFFVGPQQHGPFVFNYHAVAPQDQSPVPRDVMRAQAIRSLKEQSCPSSEDGYNGRINPRDQLVAAIVECAQNMWFGSLEAHQRRQSAGQSENPITFQEPVKNEPEQICKTQEAMDWTKNIKKFDPNNQHLMERLLRDGLSVLRKDPRCVFAAFPDSHKSFVMLEWIKRRYGKTYCHEEIVDQIEKGLTTFMKVENQLNEAPSAKREGFSAKDTFDDFKRLQALANKIKAEYRMPFNDKILNLTRICWSALSPHLARSSSMLKTFFAYLPVRYADMLK; encoded by the coding sequence ATGCGGGACAAGCCAGCACCAGTGGGAGCCTCATGGTACACCAATCTATCCGACTTCCAGGTGCATGCCGTCGAGGCACTGGCCTTCTCCATCCGCGATGACCACGCCGAAGGAACCGTGTACCGCACCCAGTTCTGTCTCAGTCGTTTGGGAGTCACTCCCATGGTGAAGACGCGAATGCTGCGCAAGCTAATCGGGATTTGTCGCGGCAGCGACTTGGCCTTCCTCTACTTCCTGCTGGAGGCGTGCTACAAGGGCGCAGGAGCCGTCTACAGCGAACAGATCCTGATGTCGGCCATCACCTACTTGGATCTGGAGATGACCATGAGGGAATTGGACAAGATCCTGCCGCCGGGAGTGGAACGGCTGAATAAGAAAGAGTCTATAGCTCCTGCAGTGGAATATCGCTCCATCTCGATTCCAACGACTTCATCGACCAGACGCTCATCGGATCCCCAAAAAGTCCGCTCCCCCTACTTTACCTCGTTGCCCAAACCGAAGATTCCCAAGGCTGGAGACAAGTTCACTGCCAAGCGACCCTGCCACGTTGTCTCCTTTCCATTTTGGCCCGCCGGCGAGAGGCCCAACTACAAGGTGAACGAGGAGAACCGCTGGTTCGCCGCGTACAGGTTTCAACCGGTAAAGCGGATGCTCTTCAAGATGGTGGGCGACATCATGACCGACTACTGGGCAAAGATAGAGGGCGCTCAGCCGGCGGAGAACGAGGATATGCCCATATGCGAGTTCCACAAGGAGGCGCGGCGTCAGGAGCAGCTGGTGAAGGATGCAGCTGTGGTCAAGGCACATAAACAGTGTTTGGCTCTCGTGGATATCACTTCACGCCAGGATGCCCTCCTTAGGAAGCGTATTGTGGCTCAGTTGGAAAGGGATATTGAGGAGTTCACGCTGCGATGGAAACGACTTCGTGAGCGCCACCACACGGACGTCATGTTGGTGGAGGATCACGATCAGATCTGTTCGGTGGGCAAGGTGCCCACGGCGGTACAGGAGATCAAGGTAAAGTACCTATCCCAGGAGGCGGACATCGGGCGTCTGAGTGCCAAGCCCACCTTGGGTGTCCATGTGATTACCGGCAGGGGCAACGTGAGTCGGCTAAGCAAAGTGCGGGTCTCGGATCCCGATGATGAAATCACATGCCCCACGCTGCCCGAGGAGGGGAAGCTTTCCAAATGTCCACCCTCTATACTAGGACACATCAAACGTCCGCGCAAGGTGTCCATCACGCAATCGAAATTCGGCGAGGAAAAGCAATCCACCTGCAAGAAACCTTCGAAGCCAGGACGCTTTTTCGTGGGTCCTCAGCAGCACGGTCCCTTCGTGTTCAACTACCATGCGGTCGCACCGCAGGATCAGAGTCCAGTTCCCAGGGATGTGATGCGGGCGCAGGCCATCCGCTCCCTAAAGGAGCAGAGCTGCCCCTCCAGCGAGGATGGCTACAACGGGCGGATCAATCCCCGAGACCAGCTGGTGGCGGCCATCGTTGAGTGCGCCCAAAACATGTGGTTTGGTTCCCTGGAGGCTCATCAACGGCGCCAGTCAGCTGGCCAATCCGAAAACCCAATCACTTTTCAGGAGCCAGTCAAGAATGAGCCGGAGCAAATCTGCAAAACACAGGAGGCCATGGATTGGACAAAGAACATTAAAAAGTTTGACCCCAACAACCAACATTTAATGGAGCGCCTGCTGCGGGATGGATTATCCGTACTGAGAAAGGATCCGCGCTGCGTCTTTGCCGCTTTTCCCGACTCGCACAAGTCCTTTGTGATGCTCGAGTGGATTAAGCGTCGGTATGGGAAAACCTACTGCCACGAGGAGATTGTCGATCAGATTGAAAAGGGACTGACCACCTTTATGAAAGTGGAGAACCAACTGAACGAAGCACCCAGTGCAAAGCGCGAAGGCTTCTCGGCAAAGGACACCTTCGATGACTTTAAACGTCTGCAGGCGCTggccaataaaataaaagccgaGTACCGAATGCCGTTCAACGACAAGATCCTGAACCTGACAAGGATATGCTGGAGTGCCCTGAGTCCCCACTTGGCCAGAAGTTCCTCCATGCTCAAAACCTTCTTCGCCTATCTGCCAGTTCGTTACGCTGACATGCTGAAATAG
- the LOC120454050 gene encoding band 7 protein AGAP004871 isoform X2 → MNEQNDKKDAASNGGMSKPDQMKPPKEFRRPSADGGAKPPPSRYIQTSEDDKDSTSEMVLVIICWFLVILMFPLSIMVDFSVVYQLLMSNSTSISPRKGLRGPGLVFILPCIDEIHRVDMRTDVANVRPQDVLTKDSVTITVNAVVYYSIYSPIDSIIQVDDAKQATELISQVTLRNVVGSKTLNVLLTSRQQLSREIQQAVSGITYRWGVRVERVDVMDITLPTSLERSLASEAEAVREARAKIILAEGELKASKALKEASDVMSENKITLQLRHLQILSSIASERRVRIIYPIPLEIMEPFMTGKEGQKKDGDGGSGGGKETKRDDDAGGSTETRKEGGGPVRFTDGSSGGILSRFIFAGKDEKQQTSTAGDKSSDPNEPSSSKSVLDGTGEVLALNQKTHEGQEERMDEENRRPTYVAYEMESVKRSPAKFADDVDTAEANQKRTAPRRPGGLAFMDLQSYRDFLQTRW, encoded by the exons ATGAACGAGCAGAATGACAAGAAAGATGCGGCATCTAATGGGGGGATGAGTAAACCTGACCAAATGAAACCCCCAAAGGAATTTAGACGACCTTCAGCTGATGGTGGTGCTAAGCCTCCGCCAAGTCGATACATTCAAACCT CTGAGGACGATAAGGACTCCACGTCCGAGATGGTTCTAGTGATAATTTGCTGGTTCCTTGTGATCTTAATGTTCCCCCTTTCCATTATG GTGGACTTTTCCGTCGTTTACCAGCTTCTGATGTCTAATTCGACCTCTATCTCACCCAGGAAAGGTCTTCGAGGTCCGGGCTTGGTGTTTATCCTTCCGTGCATCGATGAAATTCACCGAGTAGATATGCGCACCGATGTGGCCAATGTTCGTCCGCAGGATGTGCTTACAAAGGACTCGGTGACGATTACCGTAAATGCCGTCGTGTACTATTCCATTTACAGTCCCATCGACTCGATTATCCAAGTGGACGATGCAAAACAGGCCACCGAGCTGATTTCCCAGGTCACGCTGCGTAATGTAGTGGGATCAAAAACGCTCAATGTCCTCTTGACCTCCAGGCAGCAACTCTCCAGGGAAATCCAGCAGGCAGTGTCAGGAATCACATATCGCTGGGGAGTTCGCGTTGAGCGAGTGGATGT AATGGACATCACATTGCCAACTAGTCTCGAAAGATCCTTGGCCAGCGAGGCTGAAGCTGTGAGGGAAGCTCGTGCCAAGATTATTCTGGCCGAAGGTGAGCTTAAGGCTTCAAAGGCGCTGAAGGAGGCCTCCGATGTGATGTCAGAGAACAAGATTACACTTCAG CTGAGGCATCTGCAGATCCTGTCATCGATCGCCTCGGAGCGAAGAGTTAGGATAATTTACCCCATTCCCCTGGAGATAATGGAACCCTTTATGACTGGCAAGGAAGGGCAGAAAAAAGACGGTGATGGTGGAAGTGGTGGTGGCAAGGAAACTAAGAGGGACGATGATGCCGGAGGTAGCACGGAAACCCGAAAGGAAGGTGGTGGTCCTGTTCGTTTCACTGACGGAAGTAGTGGAGGAATTTTGTCCAGATTTATCTTTGCTGGTAAGGACGAGAAGCAACAGACTTCTACAGCTGGTGACAAATCAAGTGACCCAAATGAACCCTCCTCCTCAAAGAGTGTCTTGGACGGAACTGGTGAAGTCTTAgcattaaatcaaaaaaccCACGAAGGCCAAGAAGAAAGGAtggatgaagaaaatcgaaGACCTACAT ATGTCGCCTATGAAATGGAATCTGTTAAACGAAGTCCTGCGA AATTTGCCGATGACGTTGACACTGCCGAGGCGAATCAGAAGCGCACTGCTCCACGGCGACCAG GAGGGCTGGCGTTTATGGACCTGCAATCTTATCGGGACTTCCTGCAAACTCGTTGGTAA
- the LOC120454050 gene encoding stomatin-like protein 3 isoform X3, which translates to MRTDVANVRPQDVLTKDSVTITVNAVVYYSIYSPIDSIIQVDDAKQATELISQVTLRNVVGSKTLNVLLTSRQQLSREIQQAVSGITYRWGVRVERVDVMDITLPTSLERSLASEAEAVREARAKIILAEGELKASKALKEASDVMSENKITLQLRHLQILSSIASERRVRIIYPIPLEIMEPFMTGKEGQKKDGDGGSGGGKETKRDDDAGGSTETRKEGGGPVRFTDGSSGGILSRFIFAGKDEKQQTSTAGDKSSDPNEPSSSKSVLDGTGEVLALNQKTHEGQEERMDEENRRPTYVAYEMESVKRSPAKFADDVDTAEANQKRTAPRRPGGLAFMDLQSYRDFLQTRW; encoded by the exons ATGCGCACCGATGTGGCCAATGTTCGTCCGCAGGATGTGCTTACAAAGGACTCGGTGACGATTACCGTAAATGCCGTCGTGTACTATTCCATTTACAGTCCCATCGACTCGATTATCCAAGTGGACGATGCAAAACAGGCCACCGAGCTGATTTCCCAGGTCACGCTGCGTAATGTAGTGGGATCAAAAACGCTCAATGTCCTCTTGACCTCCAGGCAGCAACTCTCCAGGGAAATCCAGCAGGCAGTGTCAGGAATCACATATCGCTGGGGAGTTCGCGTTGAGCGAGTGGATGT AATGGACATCACATTGCCAACTAGTCTCGAAAGATCCTTGGCCAGCGAGGCTGAAGCTGTGAGGGAAGCTCGTGCCAAGATTATTCTGGCCGAAGGTGAGCTTAAGGCTTCAAAGGCGCTGAAGGAGGCCTCCGATGTGATGTCAGAGAACAAGATTACACTTCAG CTGAGGCATCTGCAGATCCTGTCATCGATCGCCTCGGAGCGAAGAGTTAGGATAATTTACCCCATTCCCCTGGAGATAATGGAACCCTTTATGACTGGCAAGGAAGGGCAGAAAAAAGACGGTGATGGTGGAAGTGGTGGTGGCAAGGAAACTAAGAGGGACGATGATGCCGGAGGTAGCACGGAAACCCGAAAGGAAGGTGGTGGTCCTGTTCGTTTCACTGACGGAAGTAGTGGAGGAATTTTGTCCAGATTTATCTTTGCTGGTAAGGACGAGAAGCAACAGACTTCTACAGCTGGTGACAAATCAAGTGACCCAAATGAACCCTCCTCCTCAAAGAGTGTCTTGGACGGAACTGGTGAAGTCTTAgcattaaatcaaaaaaccCACGAAGGCCAAGAAGAAAGGAtggatgaagaaaatcgaaGACCTACAT ATGTCGCCTATGAAATGGAATCTGTTAAACGAAGTCCTGCGA AATTTGCCGATGACGTTGACACTGCCGAGGCGAATCAGAAGCGCACTGCTCCACGGCGACCAG GAGGGCTGGCGTTTATGGACCTGCAATCTTATCGGGACTTCCTGCAAACTCGTTGGTAA
- the LOC120454050 gene encoding band 7 protein AGAP004871 isoform X1, whose amino-acid sequence MNEQNDKKDAASNGGMSKPDQMKPPKEFRRPSADGGAKPPPSRYIQTSEDDKDSTSEMVLVIICWFLVILMFPLSIMVCLTTVPEYSRMIILRLGRLRKGLRGPGLVFILPCIDEIHRVDMRTDVANVRPQDVLTKDSVTITVNAVVYYSIYSPIDSIIQVDDAKQATELISQVTLRNVVGSKTLNVLLTSRQQLSREIQQAVSGITYRWGVRVERVDVMDITLPTSLERSLASEAEAVREARAKIILAEGELKASKALKEASDVMSENKITLQLRHLQILSSIASERRVRIIYPIPLEIMEPFMTGKEGQKKDGDGGSGGGKETKRDDDAGGSTETRKEGGGPVRFTDGSSGGILSRFIFAGKDEKQQTSTAGDKSSDPNEPSSSKSVLDGTGEVLALNQKTHEGQEERMDEENRRPTYVAYEMESVKRSPAKFADDVDTAEANQKRTAPRRPGGLAFMDLQSYRDFLQTRW is encoded by the exons ATGAACGAGCAGAATGACAAGAAAGATGCGGCATCTAATGGGGGGATGAGTAAACCTGACCAAATGAAACCCCCAAAGGAATTTAGACGACCTTCAGCTGATGGTGGTGCTAAGCCTCCGCCAAGTCGATACATTCAAACCT CTGAGGACGATAAGGACTCCACGTCCGAGATGGTTCTAGTGATAATTTGCTGGTTCCTTGTGATCTTAATGTTCCCCCTTTCCATTATGGTTTGCCTAACCACAGTTCCCGAGTACTCTAGAATGATTATACTTCGGCTAGGTCGTCTTAG GAAAGGTCTTCGAGGTCCGGGCTTGGTGTTTATCCTTCCGTGCATCGATGAAATTCACCGAGTAGATATGCGCACCGATGTGGCCAATGTTCGTCCGCAGGATGTGCTTACAAAGGACTCGGTGACGATTACCGTAAATGCCGTCGTGTACTATTCCATTTACAGTCCCATCGACTCGATTATCCAAGTGGACGATGCAAAACAGGCCACCGAGCTGATTTCCCAGGTCACGCTGCGTAATGTAGTGGGATCAAAAACGCTCAATGTCCTCTTGACCTCCAGGCAGCAACTCTCCAGGGAAATCCAGCAGGCAGTGTCAGGAATCACATATCGCTGGGGAGTTCGCGTTGAGCGAGTGGATGT AATGGACATCACATTGCCAACTAGTCTCGAAAGATCCTTGGCCAGCGAGGCTGAAGCTGTGAGGGAAGCTCGTGCCAAGATTATTCTGGCCGAAGGTGAGCTTAAGGCTTCAAAGGCGCTGAAGGAGGCCTCCGATGTGATGTCAGAGAACAAGATTACACTTCAG CTGAGGCATCTGCAGATCCTGTCATCGATCGCCTCGGAGCGAAGAGTTAGGATAATTTACCCCATTCCCCTGGAGATAATGGAACCCTTTATGACTGGCAAGGAAGGGCAGAAAAAAGACGGTGATGGTGGAAGTGGTGGTGGCAAGGAAACTAAGAGGGACGATGATGCCGGAGGTAGCACGGAAACCCGAAAGGAAGGTGGTGGTCCTGTTCGTTTCACTGACGGAAGTAGTGGAGGAATTTTGTCCAGATTTATCTTTGCTGGTAAGGACGAGAAGCAACAGACTTCTACAGCTGGTGACAAATCAAGTGACCCAAATGAACCCTCCTCCTCAAAGAGTGTCTTGGACGGAACTGGTGAAGTCTTAgcattaaatcaaaaaaccCACGAAGGCCAAGAAGAAAGGAtggatgaagaaaatcgaaGACCTACAT ATGTCGCCTATGAAATGGAATCTGTTAAACGAAGTCCTGCGA AATTTGCCGATGACGTTGACACTGCCGAGGCGAATCAGAAGCGCACTGCTCCACGGCGACCAG GAGGGCTGGCGTTTATGGACCTGCAATCTTATCGGGACTTCCTGCAAACTCGTTGGTAA